The Prosthecobacter dejongeii genome window below encodes:
- a CDS encoding glycosyltransferase family 4 protein, whose amino-acid sequence MSLRPDHRRSIAALGDVSDPSCWSGTPWHFWRAAKSGGFVEIPWELDLSRITWQRWLWNLGGLMLGRKGGFQYSDWFLNLAEKQIPRELFETEIITCNQHFPRAASVKAAGGKLSYYVDAPFVALASGRGLDLHLPAAIIQRATALEIENFEASERIVTMARWAADVIVQECRMPRTKVHTILPGANLELPVDWSFPGFVKGAGKSRDLVLGFIGKDWARKGLPWLLDLRDELERRGWRAIVQAAGHAPAELAHRKGLEFAGFIDKQKEPERFLNFLTRCDLGCLFSKHEALGLSTLEFLHAGVPVMGFAHEGMADTLPPDAGFRFPSDTPIVEAAGALEGYLTDEEAQWQMRENAQKWSPHMTWERCIREFRELWSTGNIHSPVCPWLGLSAGTPALL is encoded by the coding sequence ATGAGCTTGAGGCCAGATCATCGGCGGTCCATCGCGGCCTTGGGAGATGTCTCCGACCCTTCTTGCTGGAGTGGCACGCCCTGGCATTTTTGGCGGGCGGCTAAGTCTGGTGGCTTTGTTGAGATCCCCTGGGAACTGGATCTGAGCCGGATCACTTGGCAGCGATGGCTCTGGAATCTAGGCGGCTTGATGTTAGGCAGAAAGGGCGGCTTTCAGTATTCAGATTGGTTTCTAAATCTGGCTGAAAAGCAGATACCCCGTGAGCTTTTTGAAACGGAGATCATCACCTGCAATCAGCATTTTCCCCGAGCTGCATCCGTAAAAGCTGCGGGAGGAAAACTGAGCTATTACGTGGATGCACCTTTTGTAGCCTTGGCTTCGGGGCGTGGTCTAGATCTGCATTTGCCTGCGGCTATCATTCAGCGTGCTACGGCACTGGAGATAGAAAATTTTGAAGCCAGTGAGCGCATTGTCACAATGGCGCGTTGGGCAGCGGATGTGATTGTTCAGGAATGCCGGATGCCCCGCACTAAAGTCCACACCATCCTTCCTGGGGCGAATCTAGAACTGCCTGTGGATTGGTCGTTTCCAGGCTTTGTAAAAGGTGCAGGGAAATCGAGAGATCTGGTGCTGGGGTTCATCGGAAAAGACTGGGCGCGCAAAGGCTTGCCTTGGCTGTTGGATCTGCGAGATGAACTGGAGCGACGAGGTTGGCGTGCGATCGTTCAGGCTGCGGGGCATGCTCCGGCGGAGCTTGCTCACCGCAAGGGCTTAGAATTTGCAGGGTTCATAGATAAACAAAAGGAACCTGAGCGCTTTTTAAACTTTTTAACTCGCTGTGATCTGGGCTGCCTTTTTTCCAAACATGAAGCGTTAGGCCTTTCCACGCTCGAATTCCTCCATGCAGGAGTGCCGGTTATGGGTTTTGCCCATGAGGGGATGGCGGATACTCTGCCCCCAGATGCTGGTTTTAGGTTTCCTTCAGACACGCCTATTGTGGAGGCTGCTGGTGCTTTGGAGGGGTATTTGACCGATGAAGAAGCGCAGTGGCAGATGCGAGAGAATGCGCAGAAGTGGTCTCCCCACATGACCTGGGAAAGGTGCATTCGTGA